A single Nocardioides bizhenqiangii DNA region contains:
- the ligD gene encoding non-homologous end-joining DNA ligase: MTATGDEVHVDVEGRTVKLSNLQKVLYPATATTKGEVLDYYARIAPVLLPHLAGRPVTRIRWPHGVQTMSFFEKNVPAGTPSWVRTAEVPTTGSRGPSRHGDTLVFPIVEDLATLMWMVNLAALELHVHQWTVDASGEPLGADRLVVDLDPGEPAGLHECCQVALHARDALASRGLDARPVTSGSKGLHLYADLSSYLPSDEVTGVAKEVAEELAAAHPTLITATMTKARRRGKVFLDWSQNAGSKTTISPYSLRGRDRPTVATPLTWEEVEAGAEDELGIEQFAMSDVLQRVEEYGDLFAADALD, translated from the coding sequence ATGACCGCGACAGGCGACGAGGTCCACGTCGACGTCGAGGGCCGCACCGTCAAGCTCAGCAACCTGCAGAAGGTGCTCTACCCCGCGACCGCGACGACCAAGGGCGAGGTCCTCGACTACTACGCCCGGATCGCTCCGGTGCTGCTCCCGCACCTCGCCGGCCGGCCGGTGACCCGGATCCGGTGGCCGCACGGTGTGCAGACGATGAGCTTCTTCGAGAAGAACGTGCCGGCCGGCACACCGTCGTGGGTGCGCACCGCGGAGGTGCCGACCACGGGCTCCCGGGGACCGAGCCGGCACGGCGACACCCTGGTGTTCCCGATCGTCGAGGACCTCGCCACCCTGATGTGGATGGTCAACCTGGCGGCGCTGGAGCTGCACGTGCACCAGTGGACGGTCGACGCCTCGGGGGAGCCGCTCGGCGCGGACCGACTGGTCGTCGACCTCGACCCGGGCGAGCCGGCCGGCCTGCACGAGTGCTGCCAGGTCGCCCTCCACGCCCGCGACGCGCTCGCCTCCCGCGGCCTCGACGCACGACCGGTGACCAGCGGCAGCAAGGGCCTGCACCTCTACGCCGACCTGTCGTCCTACCTGCCGTCCGACGAGGTGACCGGTGTGGCGAAGGAGGTCGCCGAAGAGCTCGCGGCGGCCCACCCGACGCTGATCACGGCAACGATGACGAAGGCCCGACGGCGCGGCAAGGTCTTCCTCGACTGGTCGCAGAACGCCGGGTCGAAGACCACCATCTCGCCGTACTCCCTCCGGGGCCGGGACCGACCGACCGTCGCGACCCCGCTCACCTGGGAGGAGGTCGAGGCCGGCGCCGAGGACGAGCTGGGCATCGAGCAGTTCGCGATGTCCGACGTGCTCCAGCGGGTCGAGGAGTACGGCGACCTCTTCGCCGCCGACGCTCTCG
- a CDS encoding L,D-transpeptidase family protein, with the protein MRRLALAVLLAPLLTSPDVAVARPQPVGVRPAEAEPAPARAAVTLGGVRVRLRSGTRQVVTVNRRGGHHARVSFWVPRGETWRRVLTAADGRIGYGGVVAPHRRRQGTGTTPLGTYGLISAFGMHEERERWQLRYREVRRGDYWVQDNRSAFYNRYRNKRQGGFRWWLPASDPNSSERLLDYRRQYEWSIVMDFNWDQVRRRGSGIFLHVNGSGATAGCVSAQRGFIRRLMFRLDPERVPVIAVGR; encoded by the coding sequence GTGCGACGACTCGCCCTGGCCGTCCTCCTGGCACCGCTGCTGACCTCACCCGACGTCGCCGTGGCCCGCCCCCAGCCGGTCGGTGTCCGACCGGCCGAGGCGGAGCCCGCGCCGGCTCGCGCTGCGGTGACCCTCGGCGGGGTCCGGGTGCGGCTCCGCAGCGGCACCCGCCAGGTGGTGACGGTCAACCGCCGTGGTGGCCACCACGCCCGCGTGTCCTTCTGGGTGCCGCGTGGCGAAACCTGGCGCAGGGTGCTCACGGCCGCGGACGGCCGGATCGGCTACGGCGGCGTGGTCGCGCCGCACCGTCGTCGGCAAGGCACCGGCACCACGCCGCTCGGCACCTACGGCCTGATCTCGGCGTTCGGCATGCACGAGGAGCGCGAGCGCTGGCAGCTGCGCTACCGGGAGGTGAGGCGCGGCGACTACTGGGTCCAGGACAACCGCTCGGCGTTCTACAACCGCTACCGCAACAAGCGTCAGGGCGGCTTCCGGTGGTGGCTGCCGGCCAGCGACCCCAACTCCTCCGAGCGCCTGCTGGACTACCGCCGGCAGTACGAGTGGTCGATCGTCATGGACTTCAACTGGGACCAGGTACGACGTCGCGGCTCCGGGATCTTCCTGCACGTCAACGGCAGCGGGGCCACGGCCGGCTGCGTGAGTGCCCAGCGTGGGTTCATCCGCCGACTCATGTTCCGGCTCGACCCGGAGCGGGTGCCGGTGATCGCGGTGGGCCGATGA
- the ligD gene encoding non-homologous end-joining DNA ligase, producing the protein MPLLPMLATSGTNVPTGEDWCHEVKWDGVRALAVVSTSGVRLTSRSGNDITGAWPELTAPPTGRENMDTVVDGEIIALNERGLPDFRVLAERIHVRKATAVARLAERVPATYMAFDLLRHDGDDLTRLPLTERRARLAELDLAGSGWQVPSTYDDGAMLFDATRSQGLEGIVSKRLDSRYRPGERTQHWLKFAHRHRASYVVGGWRRQTGGTHLAALLVGQPTADGLLYRGRVGSGIGPKQSRVLAELVAPLTRSTSPFADEVPKVDAQGTTWLDPVLVVDVDTHGSGYERLRQPSYQGLRSDLNADDLRGS; encoded by the coding sequence GTGCCTCTGCTCCCGATGCTCGCCACCTCCGGCACGAACGTGCCGACCGGCGAGGACTGGTGCCACGAGGTGAAGTGGGACGGCGTCCGCGCCCTCGCCGTGGTCAGCACGTCCGGTGTCAGGCTCACCAGCCGCAGCGGCAACGACATCACCGGCGCCTGGCCGGAGCTGACCGCCCCTCCGACAGGCCGAGAGAACATGGACACCGTGGTCGACGGGGAGATCATCGCGCTCAACGAGCGCGGCCTCCCCGACTTCCGGGTGCTCGCCGAGCGGATCCACGTGCGCAAGGCGACGGCGGTCGCCCGCCTGGCGGAGCGGGTCCCGGCGACGTACATGGCCTTCGACCTGCTCCGCCACGACGGCGACGACCTCACCAGGCTGCCGCTGACGGAGCGCCGGGCTCGGCTCGCCGAGCTCGACCTCGCCGGCTCCGGCTGGCAGGTGCCGAGTACGTACGACGACGGCGCGATGCTCTTCGACGCCACCCGGTCCCAGGGCCTCGAGGGCATCGTCAGCAAGCGCCTGGACTCGCGCTACCGGCCGGGGGAGCGGACCCAGCACTGGCTGAAGTTCGCGCACCGGCACCGGGCGTCGTACGTCGTCGGTGGGTGGCGGCGGCAGACCGGCGGCACCCACCTCGCCGCGCTGCTCGTGGGCCAGCCCACCGCCGACGGCCTGCTCTACCGCGGCCGCGTCGGCAGCGGGATCGGGCCGAAGCAGTCGCGCGTGCTGGCCGAGCTGGTCGCGCCGCTGACCCGCAGCACCAGCCCGTTCGCGGACGAGGTGCCGAAGGTCGACGCCCAGGGCACGACCTGGCTCGATCCCGTGCTGGTGGTGGACGTCGACACCCACGGGAGCGGCTACGAGCGGCTCCGGCAGCCGTCGTACCAAGGTCTGCGTAGTGACCTCAACGCCGATGATCTGCGAGGCTCCTAG
- the lhgO gene encoding L-2-hydroxyglutarate oxidase yields the protein MAEPAREHTVGVVGGGIIGLAVAREITRRRPGTNVLVLEKEDRLAAHQTGHNSGVVHAGIYYRPGSLKAELCARGRELIRAYCLEHDLPYVECGKLVVAVDPDELGRLDDLERTATANGVPGLRRIGSDEIGEIEPHATGLAALHSPRTAITDYAAIARQLAQEVEAAGGVVRLSTTVTDVSRSGRGSRVQVVTAGEVHHVDHLVLCAGLQADRLGRRVDGEREPRIVPFRGEYLEVVGAKRDLVRGMVYPVPDPRYPFLGVHFTRRVDGSLEVGPNAVLALDREGYGVRPGLRLADAAATLAHPGFWRMARTHWRTGAREVRGSLSTRAYLRFAQRYVTGIGPDDVVRAGAGVRAQAVARDGSLVDDFVVVSGNGVTSVRNAPSPAATSSLAIAAYVVDRMALPGPA from the coding sequence GTGGCGGAGCCAGCACGAGAGCACACCGTCGGCGTCGTCGGCGGTGGCATCATCGGCCTCGCCGTCGCCCGCGAGATCACCCGCCGCCGACCCGGGACGAACGTGCTGGTCCTCGAGAAGGAGGACCGCCTCGCGGCCCACCAGACGGGCCACAACTCGGGCGTCGTCCACGCGGGCATCTACTACCGCCCGGGCAGCCTCAAGGCCGAGCTGTGCGCACGCGGACGGGAGCTGATCCGTGCCTACTGCCTCGAGCACGACCTCCCGTACGTCGAGTGCGGCAAGCTGGTCGTCGCGGTGGACCCCGACGAGCTGGGCAGGCTCGACGACCTCGAGCGCACCGCCACCGCGAACGGCGTCCCCGGCCTGCGTCGCATCGGCTCCGACGAAATCGGGGAGATCGAGCCGCACGCGACCGGGCTGGCCGCCCTCCACTCGCCCCGCACCGCGATCACCGACTACGCCGCGATCGCACGACAGCTGGCGCAGGAGGTCGAGGCTGCAGGCGGCGTCGTACGTCTGTCGACGACGGTCACCGACGTCTCCCGGTCCGGCCGCGGCAGCCGGGTGCAGGTGGTCACCGCCGGAGAGGTGCACCACGTCGACCACCTGGTGCTGTGCGCCGGCCTCCAGGCCGACCGTCTCGGGCGGCGGGTCGACGGGGAGCGTGAACCGCGGATCGTCCCGTTCCGCGGCGAGTACCTCGAGGTCGTCGGCGCCAAGCGCGACCTCGTGCGCGGCATGGTCTATCCGGTGCCCGACCCCCGCTACCCGTTCCTCGGTGTGCACTTCACCCGTCGGGTCGACGGCAGCCTCGAGGTCGGTCCCAACGCTGTGCTCGCGCTCGACCGTGAGGGGTACGGCGTCCGCCCCGGCCTCCGTCTCGCCGACGCGGCCGCCACCCTCGCCCATCCCGGGTTCTGGCGGATGGCTCGGACCCACTGGCGCACCGGCGCCCGCGAGGTGCGCGGATCGCTGTCCACGCGCGCCTACCTGCGGTTCGCGCAGCGCTACGTGACGGGCATCGGGCCCGACGACGTGGTGCGCGCCGGTGCGGGCGTCCGGGCGCAGGCCGTCGCCCGCGACGGGTCGCTCGTCGACGACTTCGTGGTCGTCAGCGGCAACGGGGTGACCAGCGTGCGCAACGCTCCGTCGCCGGCCGCCACGTCCAGCCTGGCCATCGCCGCGTACGTCGTGGACCGGATGGCTCTGCCCGGACCGGCATGA